A DNA window from Nycticebus coucang isolate mNycCou1 chromosome 1, mNycCou1.pri, whole genome shotgun sequence contains the following coding sequences:
- the LOC128597582 gene encoding serine-rich coiled-coil domain-containing protein 1-like codes for MEVLLYLLAGNYATYRNRIVSQNLSTRDRRAMHTPTEDRFRYSAADQTSPHKNKTCQLSSLCLSNFLKDKELAEVIKHSRGTYETLTSEVTQNLRASVGQSSLKPTGKTEGLSTFLEKPKDQAAGARQHSTFTGRFGQPPRGPISLHMYSRKNVFLHHSLHTTELQTLGQQDG; via the coding sequence GCTACATACCGAAATCGAATTGTGAGCCAAAATCTCAGCACAAGGGACCGAAGAGCAATGCATACTCCCACCGAGGACCGTTTTAGATACTCGGCAGCCGACCAGACAAGCCCCCACAAAAACAAGACGTGTCAACTATCAAGTCTATGTTTAAGTAATTTCTTGAAGGACAAGGAGCTAGCGGAAGTTATCAAACATTCAAGAGGAACTTATGAGACCCTGACTTCAGAGGTTACACAGAATTTACGGGCCTCTGTCGGGCAGAGCTCTCTGAAGCCTACAGGGAAGACAGAAGGGCTGTCCACATTCTTGGAGAAACCAAAGGACCAAGCTGCTGGGGCCCGGCAGCATTCCACCTTCACAGGCAGGTTTGGACAGCCACCCAGAGGGCCGATCTCTTTACACATGTACAGCAGGAAGAATGTTTTTCTCCATCATAGTTTACACACCACTGAGCTGCAGACTCTAGGCCAGCAGGATGGGTAA